One part of the Musa acuminata AAA Group cultivar baxijiao chromosome BXJ1-5, Cavendish_Baxijiao_AAA, whole genome shotgun sequence genome encodes these proteins:
- the LOC135673796 gene encoding threonine dehydratase 1 biosynthetic, chloroplastic-like produces MESQAVSRRPLPPIPARAAAAAAPRTAFSPQRFRPTSIGGSGARLPTLVASAVTTQREAGATYTVATPLARVSVDSLQYESGVLGAITERTRPAVGEERPNGALTPMEYLTNVLSSRVYDVAIESPLQLAPKLSERLGVNLWLKREDLQPVFSFKLRGAYNMMVKLSRKQLDKGVICSSAGNHAQGVALAAQKLHCDAVIVMPVTTPEIKWRSVERLGATVVLKGDSYDEAQTYAKQCAEQEGHTFIHPFDHPDVITGQGTIGMEIIRQLTGPLHAIFVPVGGGGLIAGIAAYVKRVCPEVKIIGVEPSDANAMALSLHHGQRIMVEHVGGFADGVAVKVVGEETFRLCRELVDGVVLVSRDAICASIKDMFEEKRSILEPAGALSLAGAEAYCKYYGLKGTNVVAITSGANMNFDRLRLVTELADVGRKREAVLATILPEEHGSFKTFCKLVGSMNITEFKYRYDSRREDALVLYSVGLHTDTELGAMVNRMKSAQLRTINLTNDDLAKDHLRYFMGGWSNVRDELLCRFIFPERPGALMKFLDAFSPRWNISLFHYRAQGETGANVLVGIQVPKEDMQEFKHQAQDLGYEYTYEMTNESYRLLMQ; encoded by the exons ATGGAGTCTCAGGCCGTCTCCCGCCGCCCCCTCCCGCCCATCCCCGCTCGCGCGGCAGCGGCTGCAGCGCCAAGGACGGCCTTCTCGCCCCAACGCTTCCGCCCCACGTCCATCGGCGGCAGCGGCGCAAGGCTGCCAACCCTGGTGGCCTCTGCCGTCACGACGCAGCGAGAGGCGGGCGCCACCTACACCGTCGCGACCCCCCTCGCGAGGGTATCGGTGGACTCGTTGCAGTACGAAAGCGGCGTTCTTGGGGCGATCACCGAAAGGACACGGCCAGCCGTGGGGGAGGAGCGCCCGAACGGGGCGCTCACCCCGATGGAGTACTTGACCAACGTGCTCTCCTCGAGGGTTTACGACGTGGCGATCGAGTCCCCGCTGCAGCTGGCGCCGAAGCTGTCGGAGAGGCTCGGGGTCAATCTCTGGCTCAAGCGAGAGGACTTGCAACCG GTATTCTCATTTAAGCTACGAGGAGCTTACAATATGATGGTTAAGCTTTCACGAAAGCAGTTGGATAAGGGTGTTATATGCTCTTCTGCTGGAAATCATGCACAAGGGGTCGCATTAGCTGCTCAGAAGTTACACTGTGATGCTGTGATTGTAATGCCGGTTACGACACCAGAAATTAAG tggcGTTCTGTTGAGAGATTAGGTGCAACGGTTGTCCTTAAGGGAGATTCGTATGATGAAGCGCAGACATATGCTAAGCAGTGTGCTGAGCAGGAAGGCCACACATTCATACACCCCTTTGATCATCCTGATGTTATTACAGGTCAAGGAACCATTGGAATGGAAATTATTCGCCAGTTGACAGGTCCATTGCATGCAATATTTGTTCCTGTAGGAGGTGGTGGACTAATAGCAGGAATTGCTGCTTACGTAAAACGAGTCTGCCCAGAG GTGAAGATCATTGGAGTTGAACCCTCTGATGCAAATGCAATGGCACTGTCTTTGCATCATGGGCAGAGGATCATGGTAGAGCATGTAGGTGGATTTGCAGATGGTGTTGCTGTAAAAGTAGTAGGAGAAGAGACATTTCGTTTGTGCAGGGAACTTGTTGACGGTGTGGTTCTCGTCAGTCGTGATGCTATTTGTGCATCTATTAAG GACATGTTTGAGGAGAAAAGGAGCATTCTAGAACCAGCTGGTGCTCTCTCTCTTGCTGGTGCAGAAGCATACTGCAAATACTATGGTTTGAAAGGTACAAATGTTGTTGCAATAACCAGTGGAGCAAACATGAACTTTGATAGGCTGAGGTTGGTAACTGAACTTGCTGATGTTGGTCGGAAACGAGAGGCTGTACTTGCAACTATTCTACCAGAGGAGCATGGGAGTTTTAAGACATTCTGTAAACTG GTAGGCTCCATGAATATTACAGAGTTCAAATACAGATATGATTCACGTAGAGAAGATGCTCTTGTTCTTTACAG TGTGGGACTTCATACTGACACTGAACTAGGAGCCATGGTGAACCGAATGAAATCTGCACAACTTCGAACTATCAATCTTACTAATGATGACTTGGCAAAGGATCATCTCAGATATTTT ATGGGAGGCTGGTCGAATGTCCGAGATGAACTACTTTGCAGATTTATCTTCCCAGAGAGGCCAGGTGCTCTTATGAAATTCTTGGATGCCTTTAGTCCACGTTGGAATATTAGCCTGTTCCATTATCGAGCACAG GGTGAGACTGGTGCAAATGTCTTAGTAGGCATCCAAGTGCCGAAGGAGGACATGCAAGAATTTAAGCATCAAGCTCAGGATCTCGGATATGAGTATACCTATGAGATGACCAACGAGTCCTATCGGCTTCTCATGCAGTGA